A window of the Hypomesus transpacificus isolate Combined female chromosome 8, fHypTra1, whole genome shotgun sequence genome harbors these coding sequences:
- the smpx gene encoding small muscular protein: MSKPSTNVKALQANLNIPMGALRPGAGHPVKRREDTVDTAEPPPELVEATPSTPEEKKVLPGGVKLPGPTVNLSELQNVKSELRYVTKD, encoded by the exons ATGTCCAAGCCGTCAACAAACGTCAAAGCCCTACAG GCTAATTTGAATATCCCAATGGGAGCTCTGCGTCCGGGGGCGGGACATCCTgtcaagaggagagaggatacaGTAGACACAGCAGAG CCCCCCCCAGAGCTGGTCGAGGCCACGCCCTCAACGCCAGAAGAGAAGAAGGTGCTGCCGGGCGGAGTGAAACTTCCTGGCCCGACTGTCAACCTATCAGAGCTTCAGAATGTGAAGAGTGAACTACGATACGTCACCAAGGATTAA
- the LOC124470181 gene encoding LOW QUALITY PROTEIN: kelch-like protein 34 (The sequence of the model RefSeq protein was modified relative to this genomic sequence to represent the inferred CDS: deleted 1 base in 1 codon), with the protein MESYSLLFSSSQGAGLLSGFQRLRSDRRMCDVVLETGGVSFPCHRALLASSSEYFWALFGESTAERLAATVSLPALTPRGLDIILDFLYSGWLSLSPSTLPIVLETARYLQVHEAVSICDRFLNDGLSLNTCCCYANLAECHALPEALAAANQTITMEMAELLQDKREDLLELNIQSLTAVLEAEEIPSVKEAELVRLALDWLDVNGPLPLVRSNLLLSRLRFGLVTPSDLAILSHAHPAMATPLMRSHVTRALEYHGQGAARPIRQSRQTTLRSSAHHVLLVGGGVNPDSPDQEVLTFDLKNSKWSSLATNLPRLLKNHCVCCVGGFLFVIGGEEVVGRTEEGGKTLTTTTTNQVWRYDPRFACWEEVESMLERRAQFTCCVVDDVIYAIGGRHPRADTHTSTASVEFYNMSAGVWRRATPLPRPLYGHASAVLGQALFVSGGIPGHQGCHQGGSHGDQRDCSKELLSLDLGVGGKSWETRAPMSIARFRHHMATVAGSIYALLGMYEPFCDIERYDSLADHWTRLRPLLMGSFSYGLALTASGTLLLFGGRKWMDGQEVTVKSVLEYDREKDRWKEICQLPRPLCGCECTLLALPN; encoded by the exons ATGGAGAGTtactctctcctcttcagtTCCTCCCAGGGAGCGGGACTTTTGTCAGGATTTCAGCGTCTGCGATCTGATAGGAGGATGTGTGATGTCGTCCTGGAAACCGGGGGGGTGTCTTTCCCGTGTCACCGCGCCCTATTGGCCAGTTCCAGTGAGTATTTCTGGGCTCTGTTTGGAGAGAGCACGGCGGAGAGGTTAGCGGCCACTGTTAGCCTCCCAGCGCTA ACTCCTCGGGGACTAGATATCATCCTGGACTTCTTGTACTCTGGTTGGCTCAGCCTATCACCTTCCACCCTTCCCATTGTCTTGGAAACCGCCAGGTACCTGCAGGTGCATGAGGCTGTGTCGATATGCGATCGCTTTCTTAACGACGGGTTGTCACTCAACACCTGCTGTTGCTACGCTAACTTGGCAGAATGCCATGCCCTTCCGGAGGCCCTTGCAGCCGCCAATCAAACCATCACCATGGAGATGGCAGAATTGTTACAAGACAAAAGGGAGGATCTCTTAGAGCTCAACATCCAATCATTGACAGCCGTGCTGGAGGCCGAAGAGATTCCCAGTGTTAAGGAGGCAGAGCTAGTGAGGCTGGCTCTGGATTGGTTGGATGTGAACGGGCCGCTGCCATTGGTTCGTTCAAACCTGCTGCTCAGCCGTCTACGTTTCGGATTGGTCACCCCCTCTGACCTGGCAATACTAAGCCACGCCCACCCAGCAATGGCCACACCTCTCATGAGGAGTCATGTGACACGAGCGCTGGAGTATCACGGGCAGGGAGCTGCTCGACCAATCAGACAGAGCAGACAAACCACTCTGAGGTCATCAGCTCATCATGTGCTGTTAGTAGGGGGTGGGGTCAATCCAGACTCTCCAGATCAGGAAGTGCTGACTTTTGACCTCAAAAACAGTAAGTGGTCATCACTGGCCACCAATCTCCCACGACTGCTAAAGAAccactgtgtgtgctgtgttggaGGGTTCCTCTttgtgattggaggagaggaggttgtGGGACGAACCGAGGAAGGGGGAAAAACTCTCACCACCACGACAACCAACCAAGTGTGGCGGTATGACCCTCGCTTTGCATGCTGGGAGGAAGTGGAGTCCATGCTGGAGAGAAGAGCCCAGTTCACCTGCTGTGTGGTTGACGATGTCATATACGCCATAGGAGGACGACACCCCCgcgcggacacacacacctcgacgGCATCCGTGGAGTTTTACAACATGTCTGCAGGGGTGTGGCGGAGGGCCACCCCTCTGCCCCGCCCCCTTTACGGCCACGCCTCCGCCGTGCTGGGACAAGCCCTGTTTGTCTCTGGAGGTATCCCTGGCCACCAGGGCTGTCACCAAGGTGGTAGCCATGGTGACCAGCGGGACTGCAGCAAAGAGCTTCTTTCTCTAGACCTCGGCGTTGGAGGGAAGTCCTGGGAGACGAGAGCCCCGATGTCCATCGCTCGCTTCCGACACCACATGGCAACGGTTGCCGGGAGCATCTACGCCCTTCTGGGAATGTACGAGCCCTTCTGCGACATCGAGCGGTACGATTCGCTGGCGGACCACTGGACCCGCCTCCGCCCACTCCTCATGGGCTCGTTCAGCTATGGACTGGCTCTCACTGCTTCCGGAACCCTCCTGCTATTCGGAGGCAGGAAGTGGATGGACGGACAGGAAGTCACTGTGAAAAGCGTTCTAGAATACGACAGGGAGAAGGACCGCTGGAAGGAGATATGTCAGCTACCCAGACCTCTGTGTGGCTGTGAATGTACACTGCTGGCTCTGcccaactaa
- the cnksr2a gene encoding connector enhancer of kinase suppressor of ras 2 isoform X1 yields the protein MALVMEPVSKWSTSQVVDWMKGLDDCLQQYVGVFEHGGVCGERLLRISHAELEELGVSRIGHQELILEAVDLLCALNSGLETESVRTLAHKLGASAKNLQNFISGRRRSSQSESRSSRRLPNDLLTSVVDLITAAKSLLAWLDRSSFAAVADYSVTRNNVIQLCLELTTIVQQDCTVYETENKILHVCKTLSEVCEHIVCVSSDPLVSQSAHLELVHLTNIKPTEGLGMYIKSTYDGLHVITGTTEGSPADRCKKIHAGDEVIQVNHQTVVGWQLRNLVGSLRADKGGVSLTLKKRPQSTLSSAPALLKNMRWKPLALQPTRSPGSGPATPSGTPTKSSALQDLYIPPPPAEPYTPRDETGTLPGDEASRNHGASLLAKRSESPNSFLDQESHQQEEEEPVYCTTPTYGRLRPISMPVECNWVGDYEDPAKLNRDNRREASLLRYVGLAGGEERLGSEDYSSHTGRSQKRDTGKRSNDTGKRTKRRSHHSQSPSHYVLQREATPTEQAALYHTYQQSTSLSKTRKKNKGRGLTLLSRRRVSCKALGRGDCEGWLWRKRDAKGYFSQKWKKYWFVLKETCLYWYINEEDEKAEGFVSLPEFKIDRASECRKKYAFKACHPKVKSFYFAADGVDDMNRWLSRLNMAAVGYTERIRQEQDYWSESDQEEEASSPKQDSPPPPYDTYPRPPSMSAYVEGRTGRLSSTETSRSRSSQEDFLGEPAVGGSEAQYHSGPRGTSGGPLPATHSGRKAIGSSSSDAQYRCDPVEYRSSPGGGSSETGSPGRSSSSQRRSWQDLIETPLTEAGLHYLQTGPLEDAVFADPVVGLESMAVGGVYTLPAQRNLPYPLATQRLIPMATHGGKPRSYTLPRDSNLHTVLAPPVRQDLHTHTGAGEGASLGDLFRACEQGGVCPLGRPSELRGQTEFRQSFLRRAADPQLNDRLHRLRILTSTLKDREGELALIDRLLANPQLSSAEFQEWKRAYQELFSQDPVTPAESESAQQTPSLSHTHSYIETHV from the exons ATGGCGCTGGTGATGGAGCCGGTGAGCAAATGGAGCACGAGCCAGGTGGTGGACTGGATGAAAG gcctgGATGACTGCCTGCAGCAGTACGTGGGTGTGTTTGagcatggaggtgtgtgtggggagaggcTGCTGAGGATCAGCCACgccgagctggaggagctgggcgTGTCTCGCATCGGACACCAGGAACTCATCCTGGAGGCTGTGGACCTGCTCTGTGCTCTG aactcaGGTCTGGAGACGGAGAGTGTGAGGACCCTGGCCCACAAGCTCGGCGCCTCGGCAAAAAACCTCCAGAACTTCATCTCTGGCCGCCGgcgcagcagccaatcagagagcagaTCTTCTCGTCGCCTTCCAAACGACCTCCTGACTTCTGTGGTTGATCTCATCACCGCCGCCAAGAGTTTACTGGCCTGGCtggacag GTCATCTTTCGCTGCAGTCGCAGACTACTCAGTGACCCGAAACAATGTCATCCAGCTTTGTCTGGAACTCACTACCATcgtacagcag gACTGTACCGTTTATGAAACTGAGAATAAGATTCTCCATGTG tgtaaGACTCTGTCGGAGGTGTGTGAGCAcatcgtgtgtgtgtcgtcagaTCCGCTGGTGTCCCAGTCAGCTCACCTGGAGCTGGTGCACCTCACCAACATCAAACCCACCGAGGGCCTg GGGATGTACATCAAGTCAACCTACGATGGTCTGCATGTCATCACAGGGACCACAGAAGGG TCTCCTGCTGACCGCTGTAAGAAGATCCATGCAGGAGATGAGGTCATCCAAGTTAACCACCAGACTGTG GTGGGCTGGCAGCTGCGTAACCTGGTGGGCTCTCTACGAGCAGACAAGGGGGGCGTGTCTTTGACGCTGAAGAAACGCCCACAGAGCACGCTTAGCTCCGCCCCCGCGCTGCTGAAGAACATGCGCTGGAAACCCTTAGCTCTGCAG CCAACCAGGAGCCCCGGCAGTGGTCCGGCCACGCCCTCAGGCACGCCCACCAAGAGCTCCGCCCTCCAGGACCTCTAcatcccaccccctcctgctGAGCCGTACACACCGAg GGATGAAACGGGGACCTTGCCTGGCGATGAGGCGTCCCGTAACCATGGCGCCTCCTTGCTGGCCAAACGCTCAGAGTCGCCCAACTCTTTCCTGGACCAGGAATCTCaccaacaggaagaggaggagccagttTACTGTACCACGCCCACCTATG GAAGGCTTAGGCCTATCTCCATGCCTGTGGAGTGCAACTGGGTGGGGGACTACGAAGACCCAGCCAAGCTGAACAGGGACAACCGCagag AAGCGTCTCTGCTGCGCTACGTGGGattggctggaggagaggagaggctcgGTTCGGAGGATTACTCCTCCCACACTGGGCGGAGCCAGAAACGCGACACGGGCAAGCGGAGCAACGACACTGGCAAACGCACCAAGAGGCGGAGCCACCACAGCCAGAGCCCCTCCCACTATGTCCTTCAGAGAGAGGCCACGCCCACAGAGCAAGCTGCTCTCTACCAT acGTACCAGCAGTCGACGTCTCTCTCTAAGACCAGGAAGAAGAAcaaag GCCGAGGCCTGACCCTGCTGAGCCGCAGGCGGGTGTCCTGCAAGGCCCTGGGCCGGGGAGACTGTGAGGGCTGGCTCTGGAGGAAGAGGGACGCCAAGGGATACTTCTCCCAGAAGTGGAAGAAGTACTGGTTTGTTCTCAAAGAAACCTGTCTCTACTGGTACATCAACGAAGAG GATGAGAAGGCTGAAGGCTTTGTCAGTCTCCCAGAGTTCAAGATTGACAGAGCCAGCGAGTGTCGCAAGAAGTA cGCGTTCAAAGCGTGCCATCCCAAAGTTAAGAGTTTCTACTTTGCTGCCGATGGCGTGGATGACATGAACAG GTGGCTTAGCCGTCTGAACATGGCTGCTGTCGGATACACAGAGCGGATACGccaggagcagg ACTACTGGAGTGAGAGTGATCAGGAGGAGGAAGCCTCCAGCCCCAAACAggacagcccccctcccccctacgaCACCTACCCCCGGCCCCCCTCA aTGAGTGCGTACGTGGAGGGCAGGACCGGCCGTCTGTCGTCAACGGAGACGTCTCGTTCCCGCTCCTCTCAGGAGGACTTCCTGGGCGAGCCTGCGGTCGGCGGCAGCGAGGCGCAGTACCACTCTGGACCACGGGGGACCAGTGGGGGACCACTTCCTGCCACTCACAGTGGCAGGAAGGCGattgggagcagcagcagcgacGCGCAGTACCGCTGTGATCCTGTAGAG tATCGCTCCAGtcctggggggggcagcagtgagaCAGGCTCCCCGGGGCGCTCCTCCTCGTCCCAGCGACGCTCGTGGCAGGACCTGATAGAGACCCCCCTAACAGAGGCAGGGCTGCACTACCTGCAGACTGGACCCCTAG AAGACGCTGTGTTTGCGGACCCTGTGGTAGGGCTTGAGAGTATGGCTGTGGGCGGAGTCTACACTCTCCCCGCACAGAGGAACCTCCCGTATCCCCTGGCAACCCAGAGACTCATCCCCATGGCAACCCATGGAGGGAAACCCCGCAGTTACACCTTACCTCGAGACAGCAACCTGCACACCGTGCTGGCACCACCTGTAAGAcaggacctgcacacacacaccg gtgcaggTGAAGGGGCGTCGCTGGGCGACCTGTTCCGTGCGTGTGAGCAGGGTGGGGTGTGTCCCCTGGGGCGGCCCTCAGAGCTCCGGGGTCAGACAGAGTTCAGACAGTCGTTCCTGCGCAGGGCGGCCGACCCCCAGCTCAACGACCGCCTGCATCGTCTGCGCATACTCACCTCCACTCtgaag gacagggagggggaactAGCTCTGATTGACAGGCTGTTGGCCAATCCCCAGCTGTCGTCGGCAGAGTTCCAGGAGTGGAAGAGAGCCTATCAGGAGCTGTTCTCTCAGGACCCAGTCACACCGGCCGAGTCAGAGTCCGCCCAGCAAACTCcttcgctctctcacacacactcctacatcgAGACCCACGTCtga
- the cnksr2a gene encoding connector enhancer of kinase suppressor of ras 2 isoform X2, with product MALVMEPVSKWSTSQVVDWMKGLDDCLQQYVGVFEHGGVCGERLLRISHAELEELGVSRIGHQELILEAVDLLCALNSGLETESVRTLAHKLGASAKNLQNFISGRRRSSQSESRSSRRLPNDLLTSVVDLITAAKSLLAWLDRSSFAAVADYSVTRNNVIQLCLELTTIVQQDCTVYETENKILHVCKTLSEVCEHIVCVSSDPLVSQSAHLELVHLTNIKPTEGLGMYIKSTYDGLHVITGTTEGSPADRCKKIHAGDEVIQVNHQTVVGWQLRNLVGSLRADKGGVSLTLKKRPQSTLSSAPALLKNMRWKPLALQPTRSPGSGPATPSGTPTKSSALQDLYIPPPPAEPYTPRDETGTLPGDEASRNHGASLLAKRSESPNSFLDQESHQQEEEEPVYCTTPTYGRLRPISMPVECNWVGDYEDPAKLNRDNRREASLLRYVGLAGGEERLGSEDYSSHTGRSQKRDTGKRSNDTGKRTKRRSHHSQSPSHYVLQREATPTEQAALYHTYQQSTSLSKTRKKNKGRGLTLLSRRRVSCKALGRGDCEGWLWRKRDAKGYFSQKWKKYWFVLKETCLYWYINEEDEKAEGFVSLPEFKIDRASECRKKYAFKACHPKVKSFYFAADGVDDMNRWLSRLNMAAVGYTERIRQEQDYWSESDQEEEASSPKQDSPPPPYDTYPRPPSMSAYVEGRTGRLSSTETSRSRSSQEDFLGEPAVGGSEAQYHSGPRGTSGGPLPATHSGRKAIGSSSSDAQYRCDPVEYRSSPGGGSSETGSPGRSSSSQRRSWQDLIETPLTEAGLHYLQTGPLEDAVFADPVVGLESMAVGGVYTLPAQRNLPYPLATQRLIPMATHGGKPRSYTLPRDSNLHTVLAPPVRQDLHTHTGAGEGASLGDLFRACEQGGVCPLGRPSELRGQTEFRQSFLRRAADPQLNDRLHRLRILTSTLKVSGFFCVAVVTSLVCAARRRSFVRGWSLCCCCCWRWC from the exons ATGGCGCTGGTGATGGAGCCGGTGAGCAAATGGAGCACGAGCCAGGTGGTGGACTGGATGAAAG gcctgGATGACTGCCTGCAGCAGTACGTGGGTGTGTTTGagcatggaggtgtgtgtggggagaggcTGCTGAGGATCAGCCACgccgagctggaggagctgggcgTGTCTCGCATCGGACACCAGGAACTCATCCTGGAGGCTGTGGACCTGCTCTGTGCTCTG aactcaGGTCTGGAGACGGAGAGTGTGAGGACCCTGGCCCACAAGCTCGGCGCCTCGGCAAAAAACCTCCAGAACTTCATCTCTGGCCGCCGgcgcagcagccaatcagagagcagaTCTTCTCGTCGCCTTCCAAACGACCTCCTGACTTCTGTGGTTGATCTCATCACCGCCGCCAAGAGTTTACTGGCCTGGCtggacag GTCATCTTTCGCTGCAGTCGCAGACTACTCAGTGACCCGAAACAATGTCATCCAGCTTTGTCTGGAACTCACTACCATcgtacagcag gACTGTACCGTTTATGAAACTGAGAATAAGATTCTCCATGTG tgtaaGACTCTGTCGGAGGTGTGTGAGCAcatcgtgtgtgtgtcgtcagaTCCGCTGGTGTCCCAGTCAGCTCACCTGGAGCTGGTGCACCTCACCAACATCAAACCCACCGAGGGCCTg GGGATGTACATCAAGTCAACCTACGATGGTCTGCATGTCATCACAGGGACCACAGAAGGG TCTCCTGCTGACCGCTGTAAGAAGATCCATGCAGGAGATGAGGTCATCCAAGTTAACCACCAGACTGTG GTGGGCTGGCAGCTGCGTAACCTGGTGGGCTCTCTACGAGCAGACAAGGGGGGCGTGTCTTTGACGCTGAAGAAACGCCCACAGAGCACGCTTAGCTCCGCCCCCGCGCTGCTGAAGAACATGCGCTGGAAACCCTTAGCTCTGCAG CCAACCAGGAGCCCCGGCAGTGGTCCGGCCACGCCCTCAGGCACGCCCACCAAGAGCTCCGCCCTCCAGGACCTCTAcatcccaccccctcctgctGAGCCGTACACACCGAg GGATGAAACGGGGACCTTGCCTGGCGATGAGGCGTCCCGTAACCATGGCGCCTCCTTGCTGGCCAAACGCTCAGAGTCGCCCAACTCTTTCCTGGACCAGGAATCTCaccaacaggaagaggaggagccagttTACTGTACCACGCCCACCTATG GAAGGCTTAGGCCTATCTCCATGCCTGTGGAGTGCAACTGGGTGGGGGACTACGAAGACCCAGCCAAGCTGAACAGGGACAACCGCagag AAGCGTCTCTGCTGCGCTACGTGGGattggctggaggagaggagaggctcgGTTCGGAGGATTACTCCTCCCACACTGGGCGGAGCCAGAAACGCGACACGGGCAAGCGGAGCAACGACACTGGCAAACGCACCAAGAGGCGGAGCCACCACAGCCAGAGCCCCTCCCACTATGTCCTTCAGAGAGAGGCCACGCCCACAGAGCAAGCTGCTCTCTACCAT acGTACCAGCAGTCGACGTCTCTCTCTAAGACCAGGAAGAAGAAcaaag GCCGAGGCCTGACCCTGCTGAGCCGCAGGCGGGTGTCCTGCAAGGCCCTGGGCCGGGGAGACTGTGAGGGCTGGCTCTGGAGGAAGAGGGACGCCAAGGGATACTTCTCCCAGAAGTGGAAGAAGTACTGGTTTGTTCTCAAAGAAACCTGTCTCTACTGGTACATCAACGAAGAG GATGAGAAGGCTGAAGGCTTTGTCAGTCTCCCAGAGTTCAAGATTGACAGAGCCAGCGAGTGTCGCAAGAAGTA cGCGTTCAAAGCGTGCCATCCCAAAGTTAAGAGTTTCTACTTTGCTGCCGATGGCGTGGATGACATGAACAG GTGGCTTAGCCGTCTGAACATGGCTGCTGTCGGATACACAGAGCGGATACGccaggagcagg ACTACTGGAGTGAGAGTGATCAGGAGGAGGAAGCCTCCAGCCCCAAACAggacagcccccctcccccctacgaCACCTACCCCCGGCCCCCCTCA aTGAGTGCGTACGTGGAGGGCAGGACCGGCCGTCTGTCGTCAACGGAGACGTCTCGTTCCCGCTCCTCTCAGGAGGACTTCCTGGGCGAGCCTGCGGTCGGCGGCAGCGAGGCGCAGTACCACTCTGGACCACGGGGGACCAGTGGGGGACCACTTCCTGCCACTCACAGTGGCAGGAAGGCGattgggagcagcagcagcgacGCGCAGTACCGCTGTGATCCTGTAGAG tATCGCTCCAGtcctggggggggcagcagtgagaCAGGCTCCCCGGGGCGCTCCTCCTCGTCCCAGCGACGCTCGTGGCAGGACCTGATAGAGACCCCCCTAACAGAGGCAGGGCTGCACTACCTGCAGACTGGACCCCTAG AAGACGCTGTGTTTGCGGACCCTGTGGTAGGGCTTGAGAGTATGGCTGTGGGCGGAGTCTACACTCTCCCCGCACAGAGGAACCTCCCGTATCCCCTGGCAACCCAGAGACTCATCCCCATGGCAACCCATGGAGGGAAACCCCGCAGTTACACCTTACCTCGAGACAGCAACCTGCACACCGTGCTGGCACCACCTGTAAGAcaggacctgcacacacacaccg gtgcaggTGAAGGGGCGTCGCTGGGCGACCTGTTCCGTGCGTGTGAGCAGGGTGGGGTGTGTCCCCTGGGGCGGCCCTCAGAGCTCCGGGGTCAGACAGAGTTCAGACAGTCGTTCCTGCGCAGGGCGGCCGACCCCCAGCTCAACGACCGCCTGCATCGTCTGCGCATACTCACCTCCACTCtgaag GTGTCCGGCTTCTTCTGTGTGGCCGTCGTCACGTCGCTAGTGTGTGCTGCTAGGAGGCGGAGCTTCGTCAGGGGGTGGAGCttgtgctgctgttgctgctggcgTTGGTGTTGA